The Mycolicibacterium flavescens genome has a segment encoding these proteins:
- a CDS encoding recombinase B — MNEQGEQKPRRPALSPSRAADFKQCPLLYRFRAIDRLPEPSSVAQVRGSVVHAALEQLYALPAAHRGPETAMTLVEPAWDRVVAERPDIADEFAPEVRATLLREARDLLAGYYRLEDPTRFDPDSCEQRVEVELADGTLLRGFVDRIDVASTGELRVVDYKTGKAPPEARALAEFKAMFQMKFYAVALLRSRGVLPARLRLLYLADGQILDYTPDLNELTRFEKTLTAIWRAIQDAGATGDFRPKPSAMCDWCAHHAHCPVFGGTPPPYPGWPEAPDEGSPTAEDIVLRAAEPAA, encoded by the coding sequence ATGAACGAGCAGGGCGAGCAGAAGCCGCGGCGCCCGGCGCTGTCGCCCTCGCGGGCCGCCGACTTCAAGCAGTGCCCGCTGCTGTACCGCTTCCGCGCGATCGACCGGCTGCCGGAGCCGTCCTCGGTCGCCCAGGTCCGCGGTTCGGTGGTGCACGCGGCACTCGAGCAGCTGTACGCGCTGCCGGCCGCCCACCGCGGTCCGGAAACCGCGATGACGCTTGTCGAGCCGGCCTGGGACCGCGTGGTCGCCGAACGCCCGGACATCGCCGACGAGTTCGCCCCCGAGGTGCGGGCCACGCTGCTGAGGGAGGCGCGCGACCTGCTGGCCGGCTATTACCGGCTCGAGGATCCCACCCGCTTCGACCCGGACAGTTGTGAGCAGCGCGTCGAGGTCGAACTGGCGGACGGGACGCTGCTGCGCGGCTTCGTCGATCGCATCGACGTCGCCTCGACCGGTGAGCTGCGGGTGGTCGATTACAAGACCGGCAAGGCGCCGCCCGAGGCGCGCGCGCTCGCGGAGTTCAAGGCCATGTTCCAGATGAAGTTCTACGCGGTGGCGCTGCTGCGTTCGCGTGGCGTGCTGCCTGCGCGGCTGCGGCTGCTGTACCTGGCCGACGGTCAGATCCTCGACTACACCCCGGACCTCAACGAGTTGACGCGGTTCGAGAAGACGCTGACCGCCATCTGGCGAGCCATCCAGGACGCCGGAGCCACCGGTGATTTCCGCCCGAAGCCGTCGGCGATGTGCGACTGGTGCGCCCACCACGCGCATTGCCCCGTGTTCGGCGGCACCCCGCCGCCGTACCCGGGTTGGCCCGAGGCCCCCGACGAGGGGTCGCCGACCGCCGAGGACATCGTGCTGCGCGCGGCGGAGCCTGCGGCGTGA
- a CDS encoding Low molecular weight antigen CFP2 (Low molecular weight protein antigen 2) (CFP-2) — protein MTLKALVTGVAAVAVVGGAAAGVTSIASSNVAAAPTVTPVVWDIPMPQAPAPELEGALLQTLQALGTSGTAASKAPYIQGGIGRIESRVADTKLREAAAEGKFPLSFSVANIDQNGPVVSADVTATAATGGTASQNIQFVPGPSPTGWQMAKQSLMALLSAVG, from the coding sequence GTGACCCTGAAAGCCCTCGTTACCGGCGTCGCAGCGGTTGCTGTTGTCGGCGGTGCTGCGGCAGGTGTGACGTCCATTGCATCCTCCAACGTAGCCGCCGCACCGACCGTCACCCCGGTCGTTTGGGACATCCCGATGCCGCAGGCCCCGGCTCCCGAACTCGAAGGCGCGCTTCTGCAGACGCTGCAGGCGCTCGGCACGTCCGGCACGGCCGCCAGCAAAGCGCCGTACATCCAGGGTGGCATCGGGCGCATCGAGAGCCGCGTTGCCGACACCAAGCTTCGTGAGGCGGCCGCCGAAGGCAAGTTCCCGTTGAGCTTCTCGGTGGCCAACATCGACCAGAACGGCCCCGTCGTGTCGGCCGATGTCACCGCGACCGCCGCCACCGGCGGCACGGCCAGCCAGAACATCCAGTTCGTGCCCGGCCCGAGCCCGACCGGCTGGCAGATGGCCAAGCAGTCGCTGATGGCGCTGCTGTCCGCCGTCGGCTAG
- a CDS encoding DinB superfamily encodes MTVDLQWQFELVWALADLHLAALADDDFLWEPAEVTWTVRPDADGVWRADWSVTEPQPIPAPTVAWLTWHVDWWWSSAIDHLTGEAPREPGVVTWPGEGAAAVSRLRHLADRWREVLAGVDPNTPSAYPWGEDSGHTVAHTALWVNVELTRNTAEIGQLRLIRAAHRSKVG; translated from the coding sequence GTGACCGTCGACCTCCAGTGGCAGTTCGAACTCGTGTGGGCGCTGGCCGACCTGCACTTGGCCGCCCTCGCCGATGACGACTTCCTCTGGGAGCCGGCCGAGGTGACGTGGACGGTACGGCCGGATGCGGACGGTGTGTGGCGTGCGGACTGGTCGGTCACGGAACCCCAGCCCATCCCGGCGCCGACGGTCGCATGGCTCACGTGGCACGTCGACTGGTGGTGGTCGAGCGCGATCGATCATCTGACCGGCGAAGCACCGCGGGAGCCCGGCGTCGTCACCTGGCCGGGTGAGGGCGCCGCCGCCGTCTCCCGCCTGCGTCACCTCGCCGACCGCTGGCGAGAGGTGTTGGCCGGCGTCGACCCGAACACCCCCTCGGCGTACCCGTGGGGCGAGGACTCGGGCCACACCGTCGCGCACACCGCGCTGTGGGTGAACGTCGAATTGACCAGGAACACCGCAGAGATCGGCCAGTTGCGCCTGATACGCGCGGCACACAGGTCGAAGGTCGGGTAG
- a CDS encoding Protein of uncharacterised function (DUF503), giving the protein MWIGWLEFDLLLGDVRSLKQKRSAIRPVIAELHRRFAVSAAETGAQELHRRANVGVALVAADRGHVVEVLDAAERLVAARPEFELLSARRGLRRSTDD; this is encoded by the coding sequence ATGTGGATCGGTTGGCTCGAATTCGACCTGCTGCTCGGCGACGTGCGCTCGCTCAAGCAGAAGCGCTCGGCGATCCGGCCGGTAATCGCCGAACTGCATCGCCGATTCGCCGTCTCGGCCGCCGAAACCGGCGCCCAGGAACTGCACCGGCGGGCCAACGTCGGGGTGGCTCTGGTGGCCGCCGACCGTGGGCATGTCGTCGAGGTGCTCGACGCCGCCGAACGTCTGGTGGCCGCGCGCCCGGAGTTCGAGCTGCTGTCGGCCCGGCGCGGCCTGCGGCGCAGCACCGACGACTGA
- the merA_1 gene encoding mercuric reductase: MAEVTERFDAIIVGAGQAGPPLAGRLTQAGQKVAVIERKLVGGTCVNYGCIPTKTLVASAHAAHLARRGAEYGVSTGDIGVDMTKVKARKDKIVLDDRDGVESWLEGMDGCTFIRGHARFSDPHTIRVDDRVLHADRIFLNVGGRAVAPDMPGLADIDYLTNVGILELDTVPEHLVIIGGSYIALEFAQMYRRFGAGVTVIEKGPRLTSREDGDVSAAVKDILEAEGIDIVLDADAIQFTKTDSGFEVIPSDGAAPIAGTHLLIAVGRTPNTDDLGLENAGVETDARGYIVVDDQLRTNVEHIWAMGDCNGKGAFTHTSYNDFEIVAANLLDDDPRRVSDRITTYALYIDPPLGRAGLTEAQVRESGRNALVGKRPMTRVGRAVEKGETQGFMKVVVDAETEQILGAAILGVGGDEVIHSILDIMTAEKPYTAISRTMHIHPTVSELVPTMLQEMTPLT, encoded by the coding sequence ATGGCTGAGGTGACAGAACGCTTCGACGCGATCATCGTCGGTGCGGGACAGGCCGGGCCACCATTGGCGGGCCGGCTCACGCAGGCGGGGCAGAAGGTCGCGGTGATCGAACGCAAACTCGTCGGCGGGACATGCGTGAACTACGGATGTATTCCGACCAAGACCCTGGTCGCCAGCGCGCACGCCGCCCATCTGGCCCGCCGCGGCGCCGAATACGGTGTCAGCACAGGCGATATCGGCGTCGACATGACAAAGGTCAAGGCGCGCAAGGACAAGATCGTGCTCGATGACCGCGACGGCGTCGAGTCCTGGCTCGAAGGCATGGATGGATGCACGTTCATCCGCGGCCACGCACGCTTCTCCGACCCGCACACTATCCGCGTCGACGACCGAGTCCTGCACGCGGACAGGATCTTCCTCAACGTCGGCGGTCGCGCCGTCGCACCCGACATGCCTGGGCTCGCCGACATCGACTACCTGACCAACGTCGGCATTCTCGAACTCGACACGGTGCCCGAACATCTTGTCATCATCGGCGGCAGCTACATCGCGTTGGAGTTCGCGCAGATGTACCGCCGCTTCGGGGCCGGGGTCACCGTGATCGAGAAGGGGCCGCGGCTGACATCACGTGAGGATGGGGACGTCTCGGCCGCGGTCAAAGACATCCTGGAGGCCGAGGGCATCGATATCGTCCTCGACGCCGACGCGATCCAATTCACCAAGACCGACAGCGGTTTCGAGGTCATCCCGAGCGACGGTGCGGCACCCATCGCAGGAACCCATCTGCTCATCGCGGTCGGGCGCACCCCCAACACCGACGACCTGGGGCTCGAGAACGCCGGGGTCGAAACCGACGCCCGCGGTTACATCGTCGTCGACGATCAATTGCGCACCAACGTCGAACACATCTGGGCCATGGGCGACTGCAACGGCAAGGGGGCGTTCACGCATACGTCGTACAACGACTTCGAGATCGTCGCGGCGAACCTGCTCGACGACGACCCGCGCCGGGTCAGCGACCGCATCACGACGTATGCGCTTTACATCGACCCGCCGCTGGGACGCGCCGGTCTGACCGAGGCGCAGGTGCGCGAGTCGGGTCGAAATGCGTTGGTCGGCAAGCGTCCGATGACACGGGTCGGCCGCGCGGTGGAAAAAGGGGAGACGCAGGGCTTCATGAAGGTGGTCGTCGACGCCGAGACCGAGCAGATTCTGGGTGCGGCGATCCTCGGCGTCGGCGGTGACGAGGTGATCCACTCGATCCTCGACATCATGACCGCCGAGAAGCCCTACACCGCGATCTCGCGCACGATGCACATCCATCCGACGGTCAGCGAGCTGGTGCCTACGATGCTGCAGGAGATGACGCCGCTGACGTGA
- a CDS encoding Protein of uncharacterised function (DUF3705) — protein sequence MIDCHYRRTGTDDEFEVFESTDGTRSNWNPEIQHGSPPLALMTKRIEELAGDSGLRIGRLTLDILGAIPVEQVRVRAWLERPGARISLMAAEMLHTRPDGTRRAVARVTAWLLATSDTADAATDRYPPLVEGTAVEVPHGWVGAKGYLETVSWRRQPETGETGHVVWMSPLVALVDSEPTTALQRLAMVVDSANGAGAALDPESFVFMNTDTAVHLHRLPTGDDFAVRARGSIGPDGIGVTTAELFDRQGFIGTSAQTLLVQRRP from the coding sequence TTGATCGATTGCCACTACCGCCGAACGGGCACCGACGACGAATTCGAGGTCTTCGAGTCCACAGACGGCACCCGCAGCAACTGGAATCCCGAAATCCAGCACGGCTCACCGCCGTTGGCGCTGATGACCAAACGCATCGAGGAGCTGGCCGGCGACTCGGGACTGCGCATCGGGCGCTTGACTCTGGACATCCTGGGGGCGATTCCGGTCGAGCAGGTGCGGGTCCGGGCTTGGTTGGAACGCCCGGGCGCGCGAATATCGCTGATGGCCGCCGAGATGCTCCACACCCGGCCCGACGGCACACGGCGCGCGGTGGCCCGCGTGACGGCATGGCTGTTGGCGACCAGCGACACCGCCGACGCGGCCACCGACCGCTATCCCCCACTCGTGGAGGGCACCGCCGTGGAGGTGCCGCACGGCTGGGTCGGCGCGAAAGGCTACCTGGAGACGGTGAGCTGGCGGCGCCAACCCGAGACCGGCGAGACCGGACACGTGGTGTGGATGAGTCCGCTTGTCGCGCTTGTTGATTCGGAGCCGACGACCGCGCTGCAGCGGCTCGCGATGGTCGTGGACAGCGCCAACGGTGCAGGTGCGGCGTTGGACCCGGAGTCGTTCGTGTTCATGAACACCGACACCGCGGTGCATCTGCACCGCCTGCCGACGGGTGACGACTTCGCGGTGCGCGCCCGTGGCTCGATCGGCCCCGACGGCATCGGGGTGACCACGGCCGAACTCTTCGATCGGCAGGGCTTCATCGGCACCTCGGCGCAGACCCTGCTGGTGCAGCGCCGCCCGTGA
- the bigR_3 gene encoding putative transcriptional regulator translates to MDVFEAVAEPSRRALLDQLVNGERTAGELVASLPGLTQPTVSRHLRVLREVGLVEVRPDAQRRIYALRADGLMAIDDWIARYRRIWTDHLDALERHLEARHGSGDE, encoded by the coding sequence ATGGACGTCTTCGAAGCGGTCGCCGAGCCGAGTCGTCGCGCACTGCTCGACCAGCTCGTCAACGGTGAACGCACCGCGGGTGAACTGGTCGCGAGCCTGCCGGGGCTGACCCAGCCGACGGTGTCCCGGCATCTTCGGGTGCTGCGGGAAGTCGGCCTGGTGGAGGTGCGGCCCGATGCGCAGCGCCGCATCTATGCGCTTCGCGCCGACGGACTGATGGCAATCGACGACTGGATCGCGCGTTACCGCCGCATCTGGACCGACCACCTCGACGCACTGGAGCGTCATCTGGAAGCAAGGCACGGGAGCGGCGATGAATGA
- the wrbA gene encoding multimeric flavodoxin WrbA: MTHNGSDIAAPAVAVAYHSGFGHTATLAEAVAAGAREAGAVVATVAVDRMTDADWDVLDSADGIVLGSATYMGNVSAAFQGFAESTGRRCFTGAWRDKVAAGFTNSGGKSGDKLNTLVSLAVFAAQHHMHWVSLGLPPGWNHSEASENDLNRLGFFLGAGAQTDVDADPDGVHPADVATHRHLGHRFALVTRQFIVGRSVTAAASSPAAS; encoded by the coding sequence ATGACGCACAACGGATCTGACATCGCCGCACCTGCCGTCGCGGTTGCCTACCACTCGGGTTTCGGGCACACCGCGACACTCGCCGAAGCCGTGGCCGCGGGAGCGCGCGAGGCGGGCGCGGTCGTGGCGACCGTTGCCGTCGACCGGATGACCGACGCCGACTGGGACGTTCTGGATTCGGCCGACGGCATCGTGCTCGGGAGCGCGACCTATATGGGCAACGTGTCCGCGGCGTTCCAGGGCTTCGCCGAGTCGACCGGGCGGCGTTGCTTCACCGGCGCGTGGCGCGACAAGGTCGCGGCCGGGTTCACCAATTCCGGCGGTAAGAGCGGCGACAAGTTGAACACGTTGGTGTCGTTGGCGGTATTCGCCGCGCAGCACCACATGCACTGGGTCAGCCTCGGTCTGCCTCCGGGCTGGAACCATTCGGAGGCGAGCGAGAACGACCTCAACCGGCTCGGCTTCTTCCTCGGCGCCGGCGCGCAGACCGACGTCGACGCCGACCCCGACGGGGTCCACCCCGCCGATGTTGCCACCCACCGTCACCTCGGTCACCGGTTCGCCTTGGTGACACGGCAATTCATCGTCGGCCGCTCGGTCACGGCAGCGGCGTCATCGCCTGCGGCCTCGTAG
- a CDS encoding YiaAB two helix domain-containing protein, whose product MDTPTTSRTTAAYFLQAAIAFGVSLLGLVGGILFLPLDSWQRLFLGMTALFLVTSSFTLAKVIRDQQEAATIRVRLDEARLEKLIAEYNPFSAS is encoded by the coding sequence ATGGACACACCTACCACCTCGCGGACCACCGCCGCCTACTTCCTCCAAGCCGCAATCGCTTTCGGCGTCAGCCTGCTCGGACTGGTCGGCGGGATCTTGTTCCTTCCCCTGGACTCCTGGCAGCGACTGTTCCTGGGCATGACGGCGCTGTTTCTAGTCACCAGTTCGTTCACCCTGGCCAAGGTGATCCGCGACCAACAGGAAGCCGCCACCATCCGGGTGAGGCTCGACGAGGCCCGGCTCGAGAAACTCATCGCCGAGTACAACCCCTTCAGCGCGAGCTGA
- a CDS encoding aromatic-ring-hydroxylating dioxygenase subunit beta yields the protein MPTALPSLDALIAKDEIRDLVLQYCRAMDRGDVALAATLYEQGARDEHGFNATNTAQEFIDSIGALIGGLAALQHNVTNHLIRITGPDTAEGEVYVVAYHRAERAGVGYVLITGGRYLDLYSKREGRWKFAHRKCVADWTHEFSSPLATDVNNPVSGKLAEGRMDEQDPSYAFFTAFPRGDRA from the coding sequence ATGCCCACCGCGCTGCCGAGTCTCGATGCACTGATCGCCAAGGACGAGATCCGAGATCTCGTCCTTCAATACTGTCGCGCGATGGATCGCGGCGACGTCGCGCTGGCCGCAACGCTGTACGAACAAGGCGCCCGCGACGAGCACGGCTTCAACGCGACGAACACCGCCCAAGAGTTCATCGACTCGATTGGAGCCTTAATCGGGGGACTGGCGGCGCTCCAGCACAACGTCACAAATCACCTCATCCGGATCACCGGACCCGATACCGCCGAAGGAGAGGTCTACGTGGTCGCCTACCACCGCGCCGAGCGTGCTGGTGTCGGGTATGTGCTGATCACCGGTGGCCGCTATCTCGACCTCTATTCAAAGCGGGAAGGTCGGTGGAAGTTCGCCCACCGCAAATGCGTAGCCGACTGGACACACGAGTTCTCGTCGCCGCTCGCGACCGATGTCAATAACCCGGTGTCCGGCAAGCTGGCCGAGGGGCGCATGGACGAGCAGGACCCCTCGTACGCGTTCTTCACTGCATTTCCACGCGGTGACCGGGCGTAG
- the lpqQ gene encoding lipoprotein LpqQ yields the protein MALGTLACQRHSEPGADDAVDRLPLSLDEVKQISGFDGFTRDADTERPAADTYVPDGPCQALADQRVAFGDTWIRFRSIADNGELVSGRPRTRAPGPAVAPSTVPVVASALQTIALYPSDVEARNVFDRRVAAMTECVGLNIPGYSGTVAHRDPDTAVYTNSTGGWAFVFVVKSAILSEVSVMALSDAERIASDISQVIIGRIN from the coding sequence ATGGCGCTGGGTACGCTCGCGTGCCAACGTCACAGCGAACCTGGCGCTGATGACGCCGTCGACCGGCTCCCTCTCAGCCTCGACGAAGTGAAGCAGATCAGCGGATTCGACGGATTCACACGCGACGCCGATACCGAGCGACCCGCTGCCGACACGTATGTGCCCGACGGGCCTTGTCAGGCGCTCGCGGACCAACGGGTCGCGTTCGGAGACACCTGGATCCGGTTTCGATCGATCGCCGACAACGGTGAGTTGGTCAGCGGTCGGCCGCGCACGAGGGCGCCGGGTCCCGCCGTCGCTCCCTCGACGGTGCCCGTGGTGGCATCCGCCTTGCAAACCATCGCGCTCTACCCGAGCGACGTCGAGGCACGCAATGTGTTCGACCGTCGTGTCGCAGCCATGACCGAGTGCGTCGGGTTGAACATTCCTGGCTACAGCGGCACCGTCGCGCATCGCGATCCCGATACCGCGGTGTACACCAACAGCACCGGCGGCTGGGCGTTCGTCTTCGTCGTGAAATCAGCGATCCTGTCTGAAGTCTCGGTAATGGCTTTATCGGATGCCGAACGGATCGCCTCCGATATCTCGCAGGTGATTATCGGCCGCATCAACTGA
- the trmI gene encoding tRNA(1-methyladenosine) methyltransferase-like methyltransferase encodes MPRTGPFAVGDRVQLTDAKGRHYTMVLTPGGEFHTHRGVIALDSVIGLPEGSVVKSTNGDQFLVLRPLLVDYVMSMPRGAQVVYPKDAAQIVHEGDIFPGARVLEAGAGSGALTCSLLRAVGPEGRVISYEVREDHAHHAERNVATFFGEPPANWDLVVADLTTFSGPEVDRVVLDMLAPWEVLGTVADALVAGGVLMVYVATVTQLSRVVEALREQQCWTEPRAWESMQRNWHVVGLAVRPQHTMRGHTAFLVCARKLAPGAVAPMPLRRKRQLGS; translated from the coding sequence GTGCCAAGAACCGGTCCGTTCGCCGTCGGCGATCGGGTGCAGCTCACCGACGCCAAGGGTCGTCACTACACGATGGTGTTGACGCCCGGCGGGGAGTTCCACACCCATCGCGGCGTCATCGCCCTCGACTCCGTGATCGGGCTGCCCGAGGGCAGCGTGGTCAAGTCCACCAACGGCGACCAGTTCCTCGTGCTGCGGCCGCTGCTGGTCGACTACGTGATGTCGATGCCGCGCGGCGCCCAGGTCGTCTACCCCAAGGACGCCGCGCAGATCGTGCACGAGGGCGACATCTTCCCCGGTGCCCGGGTGTTGGAGGCCGGTGCCGGCTCCGGCGCGCTGACGTGCTCGCTGCTACGGGCCGTCGGCCCCGAGGGGCGGGTGATCTCCTACGAGGTCCGCGAGGACCACGCTCACCACGCCGAGCGCAACGTCGCGACCTTTTTCGGTGAGCCCCCGGCGAATTGGGATCTGGTGGTCGCCGACCTGACCACCTTCAGCGGTCCGGAGGTCGACCGCGTCGTCCTGGACATGCTCGCTCCATGGGAGGTGTTGGGCACGGTCGCCGATGCACTGGTCGCCGGAGGCGTGCTGATGGTCTACGTCGCGACCGTCACGCAGTTGTCGCGAGTGGTGGAGGCGCTGCGCGAGCAGCAGTGCTGGACCGAGCCCCGGGCCTGGGAGAGCATGCAACGCAACTGGCACGTCGTCGGTCTGGCGGTGCGCCCGCAACACACGATGCGCGGCCACACGGCGTTTTTGGTATGCGCGCGCAAGCTGGCGCCTGGCGCGGTGGCGCCGATGCCGCTGCGGCGTAAACGGCAACTCGGCAGCTGA
- the lppK gene encoding LppK protein, whose translation MRRTNRFAVLSAVALAAALGLCGCGADEPATESPAATEPPVATSPTVQPPDPGATSAPLPPPEALTDVLARIADANVPGAEKLHLIEDATAADGESMDKFAVALRDGGYAPATFEAKDLTWSDGADGVVQAMVTVRTANPAAGEFTFPMQFRFADNHWQLTRSTTDALLQLGPAPTPTPTP comes from the coding sequence GTGCGCCGCACCAACCGTTTCGCAGTCCTGAGCGCCGTCGCGTTAGCGGCGGCGCTCGGGCTTTGCGGATGTGGCGCCGACGAACCGGCAACCGAATCCCCCGCGGCGACCGAGCCGCCGGTCGCGACGTCGCCGACGGTGCAGCCGCCGGACCCGGGGGCGACGAGCGCACCCCTGCCGCCTCCCGAGGCGCTCACCGACGTGCTGGCGCGCATCGCCGACGCCAACGTTCCCGGGGCCGAGAAGCTCCACCTGATCGAGGACGCCACCGCGGCCGACGGTGAATCGATGGACAAGTTCGCCGTCGCGCTGCGCGACGGCGGCTACGCACCGGCGACGTTCGAGGCCAAGGATCTGACGTGGTCCGACGGCGCGGACGGTGTCGTTCAGGCGATGGTCACCGTGCGGACCGCCAACCCGGCGGCGGGCGAGTTCACGTTCCCGATGCAGTTCCGCTTCGCCGACAACCATTGGCAGCTGACCCGTTCGACGACCGATGCGCTGTTGCAGCTCGGTCCGGCCCCAACGCCGACACCGACGCCGTGA
- a CDS encoding Activator of Hsp90 ATPase homolog 1-like protein, producing the protein MNDRNGRLTIDGERAVLTFERRLPFPIEAVWSAIADPDERREWFGATTIEPRRGGTIEMVPIGPPLPPDRMRMTGRILVWDPPHVLEHEWRQPIVEDSTVRYELTPDGTGTLLKFTHRGLGVRNAGGFLGGSHAYLDRLQAYLEHAPLPDWLRRRAEINSTQTG; encoded by the coding sequence ATGAATGACCGCAACGGCCGGTTGACCATCGACGGCGAGCGCGCCGTCCTGACGTTCGAACGCCGGCTGCCCTTTCCGATCGAGGCGGTCTGGTCCGCGATCGCCGACCCCGACGAACGCCGAGAGTGGTTCGGCGCGACGACGATCGAACCGCGGCGAGGCGGGACGATCGAGATGGTGCCCATCGGACCACCACTACCCCCGGACCGGATGCGCATGACCGGGCGCATTCTGGTGTGGGATCCGCCGCACGTCCTCGAACACGAGTGGCGTCAGCCCATCGTCGAGGACAGCACCGTGCGCTACGAACTGACTCCCGACGGCACCGGCACCCTGCTGAAGTTCACCCATCGGGGACTCGGTGTGCGCAACGCCGGCGGGTTCCTCGGCGGATCCCACGCCTATCTGGATCGGCTGCAGGCATACCTGGAGCACGCACCGCTACCGGACTGGCTGCGCAGGCGCGCAGAGATCAACAGCACGCAGACAGGATGA